A genomic window from Limisphaera ngatamarikiensis includes:
- a CDS encoding elongation factor P, which produces MQTVLPSEFKKGMVLVLDGAPHVIEELQVTGTAQTKHKIHARLRHLRTGRFLERTFTDTERVPVAEVQHRTVQYSYAQGDEYVFLDSETFEELVLTADQVGDRRVFLKENEEYKALFLDGKLLDIVLPPQVTLTITETAPPIRGGSDATWKPAVLETGLEIMVPLFLDKGERVRVDTATRKYVGKESEKK; this is translated from the coding sequence ATGCAGACCGTTTTGCCATCTGAGTTCAAGAAGGGGATGGTGCTGGTGCTGGATGGAGCACCGCATGTGATTGAGGAGTTGCAGGTCACGGGGACTGCGCAGACGAAGCACAAGATTCACGCGCGGTTGCGGCATTTGCGGACGGGTCGGTTTTTGGAGCGGACGTTTACGGACACGGAGCGGGTTCCGGTGGCGGAGGTGCAGCATCGGACGGTGCAGTACAGTTATGCGCAGGGGGACGAGTATGTGTTTTTGGACTCCGAGACGTTTGAGGAGCTGGTGTTGACGGCGGATCAGGTGGGGGATCGGCGTGTGTTTTTGAAGGAGAACGAGGAGTACAAGGCGTTGTTTTTGGACGGGAAGCTGCTGGACATCGTGTTGCCGCCGCAGGTGACGCTGACGATTACGGAGACGGCGCCGCCGATCCGGGGCGGATCGGATGCGACGTGGAAGCCGGCGGTGTTGGAGACGGGTTTGGAGATCATGGTGCCGCTCTTTTTGGACAAGGGCGAGCGGGTGCGGGTGGACACGGCCACGCGGAAGTACGTGGGCAAGGAGAGCGAGAAGAAGTGA
- a CDS encoding alpha/beta hydrolase: MTRLNCHIIPAAEPDSKRLLLMMHGLGDSHEGYLWLPDALQLPWLHFALPDAPDAYYGGYSWFDIFGNPVPGVRRSYQLLHDLLQELHHRGWPPDQMIVGGFSQGGLMAIEVALRYPHRIAGALCISGAVCEPETLIREASPAARQQRILATHGRYDDILPIHITRRQIQQLQQAGFPITWIELEKAHTIAGQTELQLIRDFILSCYESEAPAPQPQQS, from the coding sequence ATGACAAGGCTCAACTGCCATATCATCCCGGCGGCAGAACCGGACTCCAAACGGTTGCTGCTGATGATGCACGGCCTGGGCGACAGTCACGAAGGCTACCTCTGGCTGCCCGACGCCCTCCAACTGCCCTGGCTGCACTTCGCCCTGCCCGACGCTCCCGACGCCTACTACGGCGGGTACTCCTGGTTCGATATCTTCGGAAACCCCGTGCCCGGCGTCCGCCGCAGCTACCAGCTCCTCCACGACCTCCTCCAGGAACTTCACCACCGCGGCTGGCCCCCGGACCAAATGATCGTCGGCGGATTCTCCCAGGGCGGCCTCATGGCCATCGAAGTCGCCCTCCGCTACCCACACCGCATCGCAGGCGCCCTCTGCATCAGCGGCGCCGTCTGCGAACCCGAAACCCTCATCCGCGAAGCCTCACCCGCCGCACGCCAGCAACGCATCCTCGCCACCCACGGCCGCTATGACGACATCCTCCCCATACACATCACCCGTCGCCAGATCCAGCAACTTCAACAGGCCGGTTTCCCCATCACCTGGATCGAGCTCGAAAAAGCCCACACCATCGCGGGCCAAACCGAACTGCAGCTCATCCGCGATTTCATCCTCTCCTGCTACGAATCCGAAGCCCCCGCGCCTCAGCCCCAGCAGTCATAG
- a CDS encoding PIG-L deacetylase family protein, with protein sequence MNTPWLNWIRNLEAWWTEGNRLPLGPHPTTVTPPPLPPNAPCALFFAPHPDDESITGALALRLRNEAGLRIVNVAVTLGSHKQHRARRLAELRNACAVLGFDLELSAPEGFERVTPEARQSDPGHWNSLTIQVAELIRRHRPRVLFCPHDRDGHPTHIGTHHLVVDALQQLQPPWDGLVIETEFWSPMENPNLMVEISPEQLATILAATTCHVGEVQRNPYHLRLPAWMMDNVRRGAERIAGFGTAAPNFLFAQLFRIRRRKDHQWHPVRPAQNLLPATTSAATLLAENAAP encoded by the coding sequence ATGAACACACCCTGGCTCAACTGGATCCGTAACCTCGAAGCATGGTGGACCGAAGGCAACCGCCTGCCGCTCGGCCCCCACCCAACCACTGTCACACCCCCACCCCTGCCCCCCAACGCACCCTGTGCCCTCTTCTTCGCCCCACACCCGGATGACGAATCCATCACCGGCGCCCTCGCCCTTCGCCTCCGCAACGAAGCCGGCCTCCGCATCGTCAACGTCGCCGTCACCCTCGGCAGCCACAAACAACACCGCGCCCGACGCCTCGCCGAACTCCGCAACGCCTGCGCCGTCCTGGGTTTCGACCTCGAACTCTCCGCCCCCGAGGGCTTCGAACGTGTCACACCGGAAGCCCGGCAATCCGACCCCGGCCACTGGAACTCCCTCACCATCCAGGTCGCCGAACTCATCCGCCGGCACCGACCCCGGGTCCTCTTCTGCCCCCACGACCGCGACGGCCACCCCACGCACATCGGCACCCATCACCTCGTCGTGGACGCACTCCAACAGCTCCAGCCACCCTGGGACGGCCTCGTCATCGAAACCGAATTCTGGTCCCCCATGGAAAACCCCAACCTCATGGTCGAGATCAGCCCCGAACAGCTCGCCACCATCCTCGCCGCCACCACCTGTCACGTCGGCGAAGTCCAGCGCAACCCCTACCACCTCCGCCTCCCCGCCTGGATGATGGACAACGTGCGCCGTGGCGCCGAACGCATCGCAGGGTTTGGCACCGCAGCCCCCAACTTCCTCTTCGCCCAGCTCTTCCGCATACGCCGCCGCAAGGACCACCAGTGGCATCCCGTCCGCCCCGCACAAAATCTGTTGCCCGCAACCACCTCCGCCGCCACGCTGCTGGCCGAAAACGCGGCGCCCTGA